Proteins from one Aspergillus nidulans FGSC A4 chromosome VIII genomic window:
- a CDS encoding DNA primase subunit PRI2 (transcript_id=CADANIAT00002464) gives MIRQEFNRIDPKRRANLNYKKTQFATPTFKQQDYPYRLNFYDTPPTAEITLEQFEQWAIDRLKILAEIEACSYRNKTAAETTAHITPLLQKFLPLSANTSSPKGAADPRIKNERQKDHYSHFILRLAFSATEDLRRRFARAETMLFRFRFQADDSRERRAFIDSLNLDWESVGEDERRELSEYLVAATPGLRRSDEDTWYKVDWERVPELVERRSVFLSKGKAYVPEREQLSMIIAEFTARLERALELTSRALPRLDEDDRLSPILNHLSKNFGSAESVYTEGEGFVDGAPITAASIDPLSQHFPLCMRSLHMSLRKNNHLKHFGRLQYTLFLKGIGLSLEECILFWRQSFKGFTDEEFNSRYKYNVRHAYGDVGGDINRRGRGYPPYSCQKILSDTNPGAGQTHGCPYRHFSVDNLIGLLQSTGVNDKDLLRGVREDVEKTRYHIACNRVFEYTHKAEIKRAKEDGSAGEIELDTIVHPNTYFKRSYLLKQLGKTPRTA, from the exons ATGATCCGCCAGGAGTTCAATAGGATTGACCCTAAGCGGAGGGCCAACCTCAACTACAAAAAGACGCAATTCGCGACGCCGACTttcaagcagcaggactaTCCCTATCGGCTGAACTTCTACGATACACCACCCACTGCAGAGATTACGCTTGAGCAGTTTGAACAATGGGCTATTGACAGACTGAAAA TCCTCGCCGAAATCGAGGCATGCTCCTATCGAAACAAGACCGCTGCCGAGACAACGGCGCACATCACGCCTCTTCTCCAGAAGTTCCTACCCCTCTCAGCGAACACATCGTCTCCAAAAGGTGCCGCAGATCCCCGAATCAAGAATGAACGGCAAAAAGACCATTATTCGCACTTTATTCTCCGTCTGGCTTTTTCAGCCACCGAAGATCTTCGTCGCCGGTTCGCACGAGCAGAGACTATGCTCTTCAGGTTCCGCTTTCAGGCAGATGACTCTCGAGAACGACGCGCATTTATCGATAGTCTGAACCTCGACTGGGAATCTGTAGGTGAAGATGAGAGACGCGAACTATCCGAGTATCTGGTCGCCGCGACGCCAGGTCTGCGTCGCTCCGATGAAGACACATGGTACAAAGTGGATTGGGAAAGAGTACCAGAACTCGTCGAAAGACGCTCTGTTTTTCTGTCCAAAGGGAAAGCATATGTTCCGGAAAGAGAGCAGCTAAGTATGATCATCGCTGAGTTCACTGCGCGACTTGAACGTGCCTTAGAG CTCACAAGTAGAGCTTTGCCCCGCctcgatgaggatgatcgcCTCTCCCCCATTCTGAACCACCTATCTAAGAACTTCGGAAGTGCGGAGTCCGTGTACACAGAAGGCGAAGGCTTCGTGGATGGCGCTCCAATTaccgccgccagcattgATCCTCTTTCACAACATTTCCCGCTCTGTATGCGTAGCCTCCACATGTCCCTGCGCAAGAACAACCATCTGAAACATTTTGGTCGGCTCCAGTACACTCTGTTTCTCAAGGGAATTGGTCTATCCCTTGAAGAGTGTATTCTGTTTTGGCGCCAATCGTTCAAGGGCTTCACCGATGAGGAGTTCAACTCCCGTTACAAGTACAACGTTCGCCACGCCTATGGTGATGTCGGTGGAGATATCAACCGAAGGGGTCGCGGCTACCCACCATATTCATGTCAAAAAATTCTTAGCGATACAAACCCTGGAGCAGGACAGACGCATGGTTGTCCGTATCGCCACTTTTCCGTTGATAACCTAATCGGACTTCTCCAATCTACCGGCGTGAACGACAAGGACTTGTTGCGCGGAGTACGcgaagatgtcgagaagaCTCGTTATCACATTGCCTGCAACCGAGTATTCGAATATACACACAAAGCCGAAATCAAGAGAGCCAAGGAAGACGGCTCAGCGGGTGAAATCGAACTTGATACCATTGTTCACCCTAACACTTACTTCAAGCGCAGTTATCTCCTGAAGCAGCTTGGAAAGACACCGAGAACTGCATAG